From the Primulina tabacum isolate GXHZ01 chromosome 15, ASM2559414v2, whole genome shotgun sequence genome, one window contains:
- the LOC142526889 gene encoding rab GTPase-activating protein 22-like isoform X2, producing MWRDPGTPADSYYQVRPECTDVPESKFRIKAGKTLSARKWNAAFSTEGYLDIGKTLSRIHRGGIHPSIRGDVWEFLLGCYDPKSSFDERDQIRQRRRVKYAMLKEECRQMFPLIGSGKFVTAPIITEDGEPTKDPIVLQQINSASLNEENDASGGSHTMNKSNGHQHLDKKEIQWKLTLHQIGLDVVRTDRTLVFFEKQENLSKLWDILAVYSWFDIDVGYGQGMSDLCSPMIVLLDDEADAFWCFERLMRKLRGNFRCTGNSVGVEEQLVNLASITQVVDPKLHQHLETLGGGDYLFAFRMLMVLFRREFSFGDSLYLWEMMWALEYDPDLFSMYEEHESTHEKSEGSKGKVKSTRQCGKFERENLRNGGKNAAAPLPISVFLVASVLKDKSSKLLAEARGLDDVVKILNDMTGNLDARKACTGAMKLHKKYLKKAKNA from the exons ATGTGGAGGGACCCAGGAACTCCAGCTGATTCCTATTACCAGGTTCGGCCTGAATGCACTGATGTTCCCGAAAGCAAGTTCAGGATCAAG GCTGGAAAAACTTTAAGTGCACGGAAATGGAATGCTGCTTTCTCTACAGAAGGTTATCTTGATATTGGCAAAACACTCAGTCGTATTCATCGTGGG GGAATTCATCCATCAATCAGAGGAGATGTTTGGGAATTTTTATTGGGTTGTTATGATCCTAAGAGCAGTTTTGACGAAAGAGATCAAATACGACAACGCCGAAG AGTGAAGTATGCAATGTTGAAAGAAGAATGCCGACAAATGTTTCCATTGATTGGAAGTGGCAAGTTTGTCACTGCACCGATCATCACTGAAGATGGTGAACCTACTAAAGATCCAATCGTACTTCAACAAATTAATTCTGCATCTCTAAATGAGGAAAATG ATGCTTCTGGTGGCTCCCACACAATGAATAAATCAAACGGGCATCAACATCTGGACAAGAAAGAAATCCAGTGGAAACTTACATTACATCAGATAG GTCTCGATGTGGTTCGTACTGACAGGACGCTGGTATTTTTTGAAAAGCAAGAAAATTTGTCAAAACTTTGGGATATACTGGCTGTCTACTCCTGGTTTGATATCGATGTCGGGTACGGCCAAG GCATGAGTGATCTTTGCTCTCCTATGATTGTTCTCCTTGATGATGAAGCCGATGCATTCTGGTGCTTTGAACGTTTGATGCGGAAATTG CGAGGGAATTTCAGATGCACCGGGAACTCTGTTGGGGTGGAGGAGCAACTTGTTAATCTTGCATCAATAACTCAAGTTGTTGATCCTAAACTTCATCAGCACTTAG AAACCCTGGGTGGGGGTGATTATCTGTTTGCTTTCCGAATGCTCATGGTCTTGTTTCGTCGGGAATTCTCTTTTGGGGATTCATTATACCTTTGGGAG ATGATGTGGGCCCTAGAATATGATCCTGACTTATTCTCCATGTACGAGGAGCATGAATCAACTCATGAAAAGTCGGAGGGATCTAAAGGGAAAGTCAAATCAACAAGACAGTGcggaaaatttgaaagagagaACCTGAGAAATGGAGGCAAAAATGCTGCTGCACCTCTGCCTATTTCAGTTTTTTTAGTTGCCAGTGTACTAAAAGATAAGAGTTCAAAGTTGTTAGCAGAAGCCAGAGGCTTAGATGATGTTGTTAAG ATATTGAATGATATGACTGGAAATCTTGATGCCAGAAAAGCATGCACGGGTGCCATGAAGCTTCACAAGAAATATCTAAAAAAG GCCAAAAATGCATGA
- the LOC142526889 gene encoding rab GTPase-activating protein 22-like isoform X1 has protein sequence MWRDPGTPADSYYQVRPECTDVPESKFRIKAGKTLSARKWNAAFSTEGYLDIGKTLSRIHRGGIHPSIRGDVWEFLLGCYDPKSSFDERDQIRQRRRVKYAMLKEECRQMFPLIGSGKFVTAPIITEDGEPTKDPIVLQQINSASLNEENGNHGTTADASGGSHTMNKSNGHQHLDKKEIQWKLTLHQIGLDVVRTDRTLVFFEKQENLSKLWDILAVYSWFDIDVGYGQGMSDLCSPMIVLLDDEADAFWCFERLMRKLRGNFRCTGNSVGVEEQLVNLASITQVVDPKLHQHLETLGGGDYLFAFRMLMVLFRREFSFGDSLYLWEMMWALEYDPDLFSMYEEHESTHEKSEGSKGKVKSTRQCGKFERENLRNGGKNAAAPLPISVFLVASVLKDKSSKLLAEARGLDDVVKILNDMTGNLDARKACTGAMKLHKKYLKKAKNA, from the exons ATGTGGAGGGACCCAGGAACTCCAGCTGATTCCTATTACCAGGTTCGGCCTGAATGCACTGATGTTCCCGAAAGCAAGTTCAGGATCAAG GCTGGAAAAACTTTAAGTGCACGGAAATGGAATGCTGCTTTCTCTACAGAAGGTTATCTTGATATTGGCAAAACACTCAGTCGTATTCATCGTGGG GGAATTCATCCATCAATCAGAGGAGATGTTTGGGAATTTTTATTGGGTTGTTATGATCCTAAGAGCAGTTTTGACGAAAGAGATCAAATACGACAACGCCGAAG AGTGAAGTATGCAATGTTGAAAGAAGAATGCCGACAAATGTTTCCATTGATTGGAAGTGGCAAGTTTGTCACTGCACCGATCATCACTGAAGATGGTGAACCTACTAAAGATCCAATCGTACTTCAACAAATTAATTCTGCATCTCTAAATGAGGAAAATGGTAATCATGGAACCACAGCTG ATGCTTCTGGTGGCTCCCACACAATGAATAAATCAAACGGGCATCAACATCTGGACAAGAAAGAAATCCAGTGGAAACTTACATTACATCAGATAG GTCTCGATGTGGTTCGTACTGACAGGACGCTGGTATTTTTTGAAAAGCAAGAAAATTTGTCAAAACTTTGGGATATACTGGCTGTCTACTCCTGGTTTGATATCGATGTCGGGTACGGCCAAG GCATGAGTGATCTTTGCTCTCCTATGATTGTTCTCCTTGATGATGAAGCCGATGCATTCTGGTGCTTTGAACGTTTGATGCGGAAATTG CGAGGGAATTTCAGATGCACCGGGAACTCTGTTGGGGTGGAGGAGCAACTTGTTAATCTTGCATCAATAACTCAAGTTGTTGATCCTAAACTTCATCAGCACTTAG AAACCCTGGGTGGGGGTGATTATCTGTTTGCTTTCCGAATGCTCATGGTCTTGTTTCGTCGGGAATTCTCTTTTGGGGATTCATTATACCTTTGGGAG ATGATGTGGGCCCTAGAATATGATCCTGACTTATTCTCCATGTACGAGGAGCATGAATCAACTCATGAAAAGTCGGAGGGATCTAAAGGGAAAGTCAAATCAACAAGACAGTGcggaaaatttgaaagagagaACCTGAGAAATGGAGGCAAAAATGCTGCTGCACCTCTGCCTATTTCAGTTTTTTTAGTTGCCAGTGTACTAAAAGATAAGAGTTCAAAGTTGTTAGCAGAAGCCAGAGGCTTAGATGATGTTGTTAAG ATATTGAATGATATGACTGGAAATCTTGATGCCAGAAAAGCATGCACGGGTGCCATGAAGCTTCACAAGAAATATCTAAAAAAG GCCAAAAATGCATGA
- the LOC142528015 gene encoding COBRA-like protein 10 has protein sequence MLARKSGMRIQWFCVLIVLFLSTINVSNAQDYDTPETPPPEQENCGGIFVSYTFMGREKEYPFVKNVSAQAWSFKAMLTVLNAGAQELKSWKVFIGFQYRELLVSADGAVVVDGDGYPVRVGNNGTTLAGYPQSDLKTAIDTANDYGQMMVEVNLKGTQFGLGTKGTPMPKKLKLVNEGYKCPAATRKGSYMHVCCKRDPKYKDRLKSKFLPRKYGDLSFTYDVLRAYENKYLAQVTIDNNHPLGRLDQWNLTWEWMRNEFIYDMRGAYTHIKDPSECIYGPQGQYYQDFDFSNVMNCQKKPVMADLPPEKENDDKVGRLPNCCKNGTLLPKTMNETQATAIFQLEVFKLPPDLNRTAIYPPQNWKIEGRLNPTYKCGTPIRVDPTEFPDPSGIAAQTFAVASWQVTCNMTRPKPKQSKCCVSYSAYYTDSVVPCNTCACGCDEKARCDKNSAPLPLPADALLVPFVNRTEKAKAWANIKNKNLPTKLPCPDNCGVSINWHIDSDYNNGWTARITLFNWDDFAFSDWFSAVQLKKAFPGFEKAYSFNGTKLPQVNSTIFMQGLPGLNYLVGEVNGTHPERDPRVPGKQQSVLSFSKKHIPNLNIPQGDGFPSKVFFNGEECSLPTELPRRSDAPRSRFGLVSPVLLSLLTFLLLTFSFN, from the exons ATGTTGGCAAGAAAATCAGGCATGAGAATACAATGGTTCTGTGTTTTAATTGTCCTGTTTCTATCCACCATCAACGTCTCCAATGCTCAAGATTATGACACCCCGGAAACACCACCTCCGGAACAAGAAAACTGCGGTGGAATCTTCGTCTCCTACACATTCATGGGACGAGAGAAAGAGTACCCGTTTGTAAAGAATGTGTCAGCTCAGGCATGGTCATTCAAGGCCATGTTAACTGTTCTCAATGCTGGGGCTCAAGAACTGAAATCTTGGAAAGTTTTCATCGGCTTTCAGTATCGAGAGCTGCTGGTTTCTGCCGACGGTGCTGTGGTGGTTGATGGAGATGGATATCCTGTCCGAGTCGGGAATAATGGAACGACTCTCGCAGGGTATCCGCAGTCTGATTTGAAAACTGCGATAGATACTGCTAATGATTATGGTCAGATGATGGTGGAGGTCAATCTCAAAGGAACACAATTTGGGCTCGGAACTAAAGGGACTCCCATGCCTAAAAAACTTAAGCTTGTTAATGAAGGGTACAAATGCCCTGCAGCCACACGAAAAG GAAGTTACATGCATGTCTGCTGCAAAAGGGACCCAAAATACAAAGACAGACTTAAAAGCAAGTTCTTGCCTCGAAAGTACGGTGATCTCTCCTTCACATACGATGTTCTTCGGGCATACGAGAACAAATATCTTGCACAAGTCACCATAGACAACAACCATCCACTTGGTCGTCTTGATCAATGGAACTTGACTTGGGAGTGGATGAGAAACGAGTTCATTTATGATATGAGGGGCGCTTATACTCACATAAAAGATCCTTCGGAATGCATTTACGGCCCTCAAGGGCAGTACTACCAggattttgatttttctaatgTAATGAACTGCCAAAAGAAGCCAGTTATGGCAGACTTACCTCCTGAGAAGGAGAACGACGACAAGGTCGGTAGGTTGCCAAATTGCTGCAAGAATGGTACTTTGTTGCCAAAGACAATGAATGAGACTCAGGCAACAGCCATTTTCCAGTTAGAAGTGTTCAAACTTCCGCCCGACTTGAACAGAACCGCTATTTATCCACCTCAAAATTGGAAGATCGAAGGCCGACTCAACCCGACTTACAAGTGCGGCACTCCTATTAGAGTTGATCCAACAGAGTTCCCTGATCCTTCCGGGATTGCCGCACAAACTTTTGCAGTAGCAAGTTGGCAAGTGACTTGCAATATGACTCGCCCCAAGCCGAAACAATCTAAATGCTGCGTGTCCTACTCAGCTTACTATACTGATTCAGTTGTTCCTTGCAACACTTGTGCATGCGGATGTGACGAAAAAGCTCGTTGTGATAAAAACTCGGCTCCTTTGCCTCTTCCCGCAGATGCCCTTTTGGTACCATTCGTCAACAGAACAGAGAAAGCTAAAGCTTGGGCCAACATTAAGAACAAGAATCTACCAACAAAATTGCCTTGTCCGGACAACTGTGGAGTGAGCATAAACTGGCACATTGACTCAGATTATAACAATGGATGGACAGCGAGAATAACACTTTTCAACTGGGATGATTTCGCATTTTCTGATTGGTTTTCTGCCGTCCAGTTAAAGAAAGCTTTCCCTGGTTTTGAAAAAGCTTACTCATTCAACGGCACAAAGCTACCTCAAGTCAATAGCACCATTTTCATGCAAGGCCTGCCTGGATTAAACTACTTGGTTGGAGAGGTAAATGGGACTCACCCTGAAAGAGATCCTAGAGTTCCTGGAAAGCAACAATCGGTACTTTCATTCTCCAAGAAACATATACCTAATTTAAACATACCACAAGGGGATGGATTCCCTTCGAAAGTTTTCTTCAACGGGGAGGAGTGTTCTCTTCCAACAGAGTTGCCTCGTAGAAGCGACGCCCCACGATCTCGATTTGGGCTGGTTTCACCGGTTCTGCTTTCCCTGCTGACTTTTCTGCTTCTGACATTCAGCTTTAATTGA
- the LOC142526951 gene encoding early nodulin-like protein 9 has product MARFNVISFLGIFNVLLLIKKNDAFEFKVGGSKGTWAAPADPNSSEYNQWAERNRFQIGDSLLFVYAADQDSVLQVNKDDYTNCNIASPIAKNNDGHTVIKLDQSGPHYFISGVDDNCHKNEKLVVVVMADRSNRSPPSPAPSGEESPSPPSDEDTNPTAAPSQEASPPNNGASSIVHGVVGTIGFAFLGSSLVLAI; this is encoded by the exons ATGGCTCGATTTAATGTCATCTCTTTCTTGGGGATTTTCAATGTTTTATTGCTGATTAAGAAAAACGACGCATTTGAATTTAAGGTTGGTGGCTCCAAAGGTACTTGGGCAGCTCCTGCTGATCCTAATTCTTCCGAGTACAATCAATGGGCCGAAAGAAATCGGTTTCAAATCGGAGATTCCTTAT TGTTTGTGTATGCTGCTGATCAAGATTCTGTTCTGCAAGTTAACAAAGATGATTATACAAACTGCAACATTGCGTCTCCTATTGCGAAAAACAACGATGGGCACACCGTGATCAAGCTGGATCAATCAGGGCCACATTATTTCATTAGTGGAGTGGATGATAATTGTCACAAAAATGAGAAGTTGGTAGTAGTTGTCATGGCAGATAGAAGCAATCGTTCTCCTCCGTCTCCGGCACCTTCTGGCGAAGAATCCCCTTCTCCACCTTCCGATGAGGACACAAACCCGACTGCAGCTCCCTCGCAGGAAGCTTCTCCTCCTAATAATggtgcttcttcaattgttcatGGTGTCGTTGGAACCATTGGATTTGCGTTTCTTGGTTCGTCACTTGTTCTGGCTATTTAA